From the genome of Vitis riparia cultivar Riparia Gloire de Montpellier isolate 1030 chromosome 2, EGFV_Vit.rip_1.0, whole genome shotgun sequence, one region includes:
- the LOC117930663 gene encoding transcription factor bHLH120, which yields MAVLYASLRSLVPNEYLKFSVTRSVSGHIYETVNYIRHLQDKIQELSDKRDCLKKLSNTSNNVAPDCPTSCLECSSVTVEPCWAGVEVLVSTGFTQGLPLSRVLSVLTSEGLSIVSCSSTKVNGMLLHSIESEVNDGRSIDVSELQQKLADLKVKTSSKILKW from the exons ATGGCTGTGCTTTATGCATCACTCCGATCACTGGTCCCCAATGAATATCTGAAGTTCTCT GTAACGCGATCAGTATCCGGTCATATATACGAGACAGTGAATTACATAAGGCATTTACAGGATAAGATCCAAGAGCTGAGTGACAAGAGAGACTGCCTAAAAAAATTGTCCAATACTTCAAACAATGTCGCCCCAGATTGCCCGACAAGCTGCCTGGAATGCTCGTCTGTGACAGTAGAGCCATGCTGGGCCGGAGTGGAGGTTCTGGTTAGTACTGGCTTCACTCAAGGGCTGCCGCTTTCGAGGGTGCTCAGTGTTCTAACTAGTGAAGGTCTGAGCATTGTTAGCTGCAGCTCCACTAAAGTGAATGGAATGTTGCTTCACAGTATTGAGTCTGAG GTGAATGATGGCAGGAGCATCGATGTGTCTGAGCTACAGCAGAAATTAGCCGACTTAAAAGTCAAGACTTCAAGCAAGATTTTGAAATGGTGA